In Marinibacterium anthonyi, one genomic interval encodes:
- a CDS encoding ABC-transporter periplasmic-binding protein precursor, which yields MNIKATLLASAVALSPFAAHAADLTIGFSQIGSESGWRAAETTVTKQQAEERGIELKFADAQQKQENQIKAIRSFIAQGVDAILIAPVVATGWDEVLEEAQDAEIPVILLDRTVDAPDDLYLTAVTSDLVHEGQVAGEWLAAEMGDTPCRIVELQGTTGSSPAIDRKKGFEQGIAGHDNLEIVRSQTGDFTRSQGKVVMESFLKAEGGENICALYAHNDDMAVGAIQAIKEAGLKPGEDIKIVAIDAVPDAHLAIAQGEMNATIELTPNMAGPALDALDKYLADGTVPPKWIQTDSKLFTTADDNQSVYEMKKDLGY from the coding sequence ATGAACATCAAGGCAACGCTTCTTGCGAGCGCCGTCGCCCTGTCGCCCTTTGCCGCCCACGCCGCCGACCTTACGATCGGCTTCTCGCAGATCGGATCGGAATCCGGCTGGCGCGCGGCCGAGACCACCGTCACCAAGCAGCAGGCCGAGGAACGCGGCATCGAGCTGAAGTTCGCGGATGCCCAGCAGAAGCAGGAAAACCAGATCAAGGCGATCCGGTCCTTCATTGCCCAGGGCGTCGATGCGATCCTGATCGCCCCCGTGGTTGCCACCGGCTGGGACGAGGTGCTGGAAGAAGCCCAGGACGCCGAAATCCCGGTGATCCTGCTGGACCGCACCGTCGACGCCCCCGATGACCTTTACCTGACCGCCGTGACATCGGACCTGGTGCACGAAGGCCAGGTGGCCGGCGAATGGCTGGCGGCCGAGATGGGCGACACCCCCTGCCGCATTGTCGAACTGCAGGGCACCACCGGATCGTCGCCCGCCATCGACCGCAAGAAGGGGTTCGAACAGGGCATCGCGGGCCATGACAACCTGGAAATCGTGCGCAGCCAGACCGGCGATTTCACCCGCTCGCAGGGCAAGGTCGTCATGGAAAGCTTTCTCAAGGCCGAAGGCGGAGAGAACATCTGTGCCCTTTATGCCCATAACGACGACATGGCCGTCGGTGCCATTCAGGCCATCAAGGAAGCCGGGCTGAAACCGGGCGAGGACATCAAGATCGTCGCCATCGACGCGGTGCCGGATGCCCACCTGGCCATCGCCCAGGGCGAGATGAACGCCACGATCGAACTGACGCCGAACATGGCCGGCCCCGCGCTGGACGCGCTGGACAAGTACCTGGCCGACGGCACCGTGCCGCCGAAATGGATCCAGACGGATTCCAAGCTGTTCACCACCGCGGACGACAACCAGTCGGTTTACGAGATGAAGAAGGACCTTGGCTACTGA
- the hyi_2 gene encoding Hydroxypyruvate isomerase translates to MSQPFQLAACAEMLWPDRPIDWRAARLTEHGLGVGLWNWPDHDLDALEKVGANYTIMNGYLQGRLADDEGAEMLLSSARKTAQVGKRLGVDRLNLHGTGLGDGGIPIWQHDVITGPMWLKAHDTLSRVCDMAEEEGVVFTLENLNLMDHPGCPFGSTADVLALVSSIDRPQLRINLDLYHTQIGEGDLIRWCEKCLPWVGEIQVADTPGRCEPGTGEISYPAVARALDRMGYRGPVGMEAFAAGDSDTAVDAFVEAFTL, encoded by the coding sequence ATGTCCCAACCCTTCCAGCTGGCCGCTTGTGCGGAAATGTTATGGCCGGACCGCCCCATCGACTGGCGCGCCGCGCGGCTCACCGAACACGGGCTTGGCGTGGGCCTGTGGAACTGGCCCGATCACGATCTCGACGCGCTTGAAAAGGTGGGCGCCAATTACACGATCATGAACGGCTACCTGCAGGGCCGTCTGGCCGATGACGAGGGCGCCGAGATGCTTCTGTCTTCGGCCCGAAAGACAGCGCAGGTGGGCAAGAGGCTGGGGGTCGACCGGCTGAACCTGCACGGCACGGGGCTGGGCGACGGCGGCATCCCGATCTGGCAGCATGATGTGATCACAGGCCCGATGTGGCTGAAAGCCCACGATACCCTGTCGCGCGTCTGCGACATGGCCGAAGAGGAAGGCGTTGTTTTCACGCTGGAAAACCTGAACCTGATGGATCACCCGGGTTGCCCCTTCGGGTCCACCGCCGATGTGCTGGCGCTGGTATCGTCCATCGACCGGCCGCAACTGCGCATCAACCTGGACCTTTATCACACCCAGATCGGCGAGGGCGACCTGATCCGCTGGTGTGAAAAGTGCCTGCCATGGGTGGGCGAGATCCAGGTGGCCGACACCCCCGGCCGCTGTGAACCCGGGACCGGAGAGATCAGCTATCCCGCCGTCGCCCGTGCGCTGGACCGCATGGGCTATCGCGGCCCGGTCGGAATGGAAGCCTTTGCCGCAGGTGACAGCGACACGGCGGTCGATGCCTTCGTTGAGGCCTTCACTTTGTGA
- the iolB gene encoding 5-deoxy-glucuronate isomerase: MPDLLKRPFGTHGKVHQITPENAGWRYVGFDLHRLRPGDVVAEATGSTEVIIVTVEGKAKLTGAGRDWGELGERMNVFEKTPPHCLYLPNGTDWQAEATTDCTIAVCKAPGHSGHEARRIGPDGITLTQRGEGCNTRHINNIAMENEDYADALLVTEVFTPAGNWSSYPSHRHDEDDFPRITYLEETYYHRLNPADGFGIQRVYTDDLQLNETMAVHDHDVVCVPRGHHPCGAPHGFEMYYLNVMAGPLRKWRFVAAPQVAHLM; the protein is encoded by the coding sequence ATGCCCGACCTTCTGAAACGCCCCTTCGGCACCCATGGCAAGGTGCACCAGATCACCCCGGAAAACGCCGGCTGGCGGTATGTGGGGTTCGACCTGCACCGGCTGAGGCCGGGCGATGTGGTGGCCGAAGCGACCGGATCCACCGAGGTGATCATCGTCACGGTCGAGGGCAAGGCGAAACTGACCGGTGCGGGCAGGGATTGGGGCGAGTTGGGCGAGAGGATGAATGTCTTCGAGAAGACCCCGCCGCATTGCCTGTACCTGCCGAACGGCACCGACTGGCAGGCCGAGGCGACCACCGATTGCACCATCGCCGTCTGCAAGGCGCCCGGACACTCGGGTCACGAGGCGCGGCGGATCGGCCCCGACGGCATCACGCTGACGCAACGGGGCGAAGGCTGCAACACGCGCCATATCAACAACATAGCGATGGAGAACGAGGATTACGCCGATGCCCTTCTGGTGACAGAGGTCTTCACCCCGGCAGGCAACTGGTCCTCCTATCCCAGCCACCGCCACGACGAAGACGACTTCCCCCGGATCACCTACCTGGAAGAAACCTACTACCACCGCCTGAACCCGGCGGATGGCTTTGGCATCCAGCGCGTCTATACCGACGACCTGCAACTGAACGAGACCATGGCGGTCCATGACCACGATGTCGTCTGTGTCCCGCGCGGTCACCACCCCTGCGGCGCGCCGCACGGATTCGAGATGTATTACCTCAACGTCATGGCCGGCCCCCTGCGCAAATGGCGGTTCGTCGCCGCGCCGCAGGTCGCGCACCTGATGTAA
- the iolE_2 gene encoding Inosose dehydratase — protein MIHFGTNPIAWANDDDQSLGADIPTTRILEEAGHLIGFDGIENGHRWPDDPEELKTLLGAHGLRFISGWHSLNLLAHSVEDEKRAIQPHLDKLKHNGCKVCITCETSNSVQGLDQPLSTRPVLDGPAMQDFAAKVEEIARYCADQGIDLVYHHHMGTVVQSPEDIDAFMAATGPATKLLFDAGHCYFGGGEPAEVLTKHIGRVRHFHAKNVRPAVRARVESEGMSFMDGVRAGVFTVPGDQDGAVDFEPLLKILAENGYDGWIVIEAEQDPAERNPLLYQTLGLCTLKRIARECGLTS, from the coding sequence ATGATCCACTTCGGCACCAATCCCATCGCCTGGGCGAATGACGACGACCAGAGCCTTGGCGCCGACATCCCCACGACCCGCATCCTGGAAGAAGCGGGCCACCTGATCGGCTTTGACGGGATCGAGAATGGCCACCGCTGGCCCGACGACCCGGAAGAGTTGAAGACCCTGCTGGGCGCCCACGGGCTGCGCTTTATCTCGGGCTGGCATTCGCTGAACCTGCTGGCTCATTCGGTCGAGGACGAGAAGCGCGCGATCCAGCCGCACCTGGACAAGCTGAAACATAACGGCTGCAAAGTCTGCATCACCTGCGAGACGTCGAATTCCGTGCAGGGTCTGGACCAGCCGTTGTCGACAAGGCCGGTGCTGGACGGGCCCGCGATGCAGGATTTCGCCGCAAAGGTCGAGGAAATCGCCCGGTATTGCGCCGATCAGGGCATCGATCTGGTCTATCACCATCACATGGGCACCGTCGTGCAAAGCCCCGAGGATATCGATGCCTTCATGGCCGCCACGGGGCCGGCGACCAAGCTGCTGTTCGATGCGGGCCATTGCTATTTCGGCGGCGGCGAACCGGCAGAGGTGCTGACGAAACACATCGGCCGGGTCCGGCATTTCCATGCAAAGAACGTGCGCCCCGCCGTGCGCGCGCGGGTCGAGAGCGAGGGCATGTCCTTCATGGATGGTGTCCGGGCCGGGGTCTTTACCGTGCCCGGCGACCAGGATGGCGCCGTCGATTTCGAACCGCTGCTGAAGATCCTGGCCGAGAATGGCTACGACGGCTGGATCGTGATCGAGGCCGAACAGGACCCCGCCGAACGCAACCCGCTTTTGTACCAGACACTGGGGCTGTGCACGCTCAAGCGCATTGCCCGTGAATGCGGCCTGACAAGCTGA
- the iolD gene encoding 3D-(3,5/4)-trihydroxycyclohexane-1,2-dione hydrolase — MTRTIRLTAAQAMVKWLAAQMTEDGDRFIEGIWGIFGHGNVAGLGEALEKARQDFPTWRGQNEQTMAHAAIAYAKARKRTRAMAVTSSIGPGATNMVTAAALAHVNRLPILLIPGDVFANRRPDPVLQQVEDFEDGTVSANDCLRPVSRYFDRIVRPEQLLTALPRALATMTDPATCGPVTLAFCQDVQAEAYDYPEEFFDRQVWRIRRPQPDPREIEDVITLLKAAKTPVIVAGGGVIYSQAEDTLADFATTHGIPVVETQAGKSALAQSHPMNFGASGVDGSAAANAVSAEADLVIGVGTRFQDFTTGSWALFSNPNRRLVSINVAAYDAAKHGALPVMGDAKTALEQLSAQLGDTRFTHVDAAARQAWLDAVTDHCRDRNRAPGDLPIDAEVIGAVQRATDETAIAMCAAGTMPGALKLLWQPGQGGYHMEYGFSCMGYEIAGAMGLKLASPDREVICFVGDGSYMMANSELATAVMRRIPFTVVLTDNRGYGCINRLQQGCGGEPFNNLYRDSNIVVQPEIDYVAHAASMGAHAVKAGSIADLEARIKAARTCDIPTVIVIDTDPTEGPGFGQAGHWWDVAVPETGSTDKLRAAYSAYLDNTSRQRLVN, encoded by the coding sequence ATGACCCGGACGATCCGACTGACCGCCGCGCAGGCCATGGTGAAATGGCTGGCCGCGCAGATGACCGAGGACGGAGATCGCTTCATCGAAGGCATCTGGGGCATCTTCGGCCATGGCAACGTGGCGGGCCTGGGCGAGGCGCTGGAAAAGGCCCGGCAGGATTTCCCGACCTGGCGCGGCCAGAACGAACAGACCATGGCGCACGCCGCCATTGCCTATGCCAAGGCCAGGAAACGCACGCGGGCCATGGCGGTGACGTCGTCCATCGGGCCGGGGGCGACCAACATGGTGACGGCGGCGGCGCTGGCACATGTGAACCGCCTGCCGATCCTGCTGATCCCCGGCGACGTCTTCGCCAACCGCCGCCCCGATCCGGTGCTGCAGCAGGTCGAGGATTTCGAGGATGGCACCGTTTCGGCCAACGACTGCCTGCGCCCGGTGTCGCGCTATTTCGACAGGATCGTGCGGCCCGAACAGCTGTTGACGGCCCTGCCGCGCGCGCTGGCAACCATGACAGATCCCGCCACCTGCGGGCCGGTGACCTTGGCCTTCTGTCAGGATGTGCAGGCCGAAGCCTATGATTACCCTGAGGAATTCTTTGACAGACAGGTCTGGCGCATCCGTCGCCCGCAGCCCGATCCGCGCGAGATCGAGGATGTGATCACATTGCTGAAGGCCGCGAAGACACCGGTGATCGTGGCCGGCGGCGGCGTGATCTATTCGCAGGCCGAGGACACGCTGGCGGATTTCGCCACCACCCACGGCATCCCCGTCGTCGAAACCCAGGCCGGGAAATCCGCACTGGCCCAAAGCCATCCGATGAACTTCGGCGCCTCGGGCGTCGACGGTTCGGCCGCCGCCAACGCGGTCTCGGCCGAGGCAGATCTGGTGATCGGCGTGGGCACGCGGTTCCAGGATTTCACCACCGGGTCCTGGGCACTGTTTTCCAACCCGAACCGCCGGCTGGTGTCGATCAACGTAGCAGCCTATGACGCCGCGAAACATGGCGCGCTGCCGGTGATGGGCGACGCGAAAACCGCGCTGGAACAGCTGTCGGCCCAACTGGGCGACACCCGGTTCACCCATGTCGACGCTGCCGCGCGCCAGGCCTGGCTGGACGCCGTCACCGACCATTGCCGCGACCGCAACCGCGCGCCCGGCGACCTGCCAATCGACGCCGAAGTCATCGGCGCCGTCCAGCGCGCCACGGATGAAACCGCCATCGCCATGTGCGCTGCCGGCACCATGCCCGGCGCGCTGAAGCTGCTGTGGCAGCCCGGGCAGGGCGGCTATCACATGGAATACGGCTTTTCCTGCATGGGCTACGAGATCGCCGGCGCCATGGGGCTGAAGCTTGCCAGCCCGGACCGCGAAGTCATCTGCTTTGTCGGCGACGGATCCTACATGATGGCCAACAGCGAACTGGCCACCGCCGTCATGCGTCGCATCCCCTTCACCGTGGTGCTGACCGACAACCGGGGCTACGGTTGCATCAACCGGCTGCAGCAGGGCTGCGGCGGCGAACCCTTCAACAACCTTTACCGCGACAGCAACATCGTCGTGCAGCCCGAGATCGACTATGTCGCCCACGCCGCGTCGATGGGCGCGCATGCGGTCAAGGCGGGCTCCATCGCCGACCTCGAAGCCCGGATCAAGGCCGCCCGTACCTGCGACATCCCGACGGTCATCGTCATCGACACCGACCCGACCGAGGGACCCGGTTTCGGCCAAGCGGGCCATTGGTGGGACGTCGCGGTGCCCGAAACCGGCAGCACCGACAAGCTGCGGGCCGCCTATTCCGCCTATCTCGACAACACAAGCCGCCAGCGTCTGGTGAACTGA
- the iolC_2 gene encoding 5-dehydro-2-deoxygluconokinase — MKDLDVITIGRAGVDLYGAQIGGRLEDMGSFEKYIGGSPTNIACGTSRLGLKTGLITRVGDEHMGRFIREQLAREGVCTDGVKTDPDRLTALVILGIRDSEQFPLIFYRENCADMALCEDDIDEAFITRARAVVVTGTHLSHPRTAAAVIKALTIARKHGLRTALDIDYRPNLWGVAGHGDGESRFVESAEVTDKLLATLHLFDLIVGTEEEFHIAGGSTDTLAALRRVRENSAATLVCKRGALGAAAFEGQVPDSLDDGQTGQGFPIEVFNVLGAGDGFFSGLLKGWMEDRGWPMALKFANACGAFAVSRHGCTPAYPSLEELDFFLARGVKRPDLRNDPELEQIHWSTTRHTRTSGDRSTMRVFAFDHRVQLEEMAGFTPEKGSKFKELCLDAALAVQGGAPGYGILCDNRIGRSALHRASGTGLWIGRPCEWPGSRPLTLEPELGADCGMLVEWARENVIKVLCFCHPGDAPKMRQQQEETVKRLFTAGRRNNLEFLLEIIPSKVAPTDDTTTATLIRQFYAAGIYPDWWKLEPLRTHAAWANAVAAIEDHDRHTRGIVVLGLDAPEAELAESFAVAARFDLVKGFAVGRTIFGDAARAWMTGEIDDATAVTRMSDRYARLCEIWDTARAGITEKMGARA, encoded by the coding sequence ATGAAGGATCTCGACGTCATCACCATCGGCCGGGCGGGCGTGGACCTTTACGGCGCGCAGATCGGCGGGCGGCTGGAGGACATGGGGTCCTTCGAGAAATACATCGGCGGATCGCCCACCAACATCGCCTGCGGCACGTCGCGGCTGGGCCTGAAGACCGGCCTGATCACCCGGGTCGGCGACGAACACATGGGCCGGTTCATCCGCGAACAGCTGGCCCGCGAAGGTGTGTGCACCGACGGGGTGAAAACCGACCCCGACCGGCTGACCGCGCTGGTGATCCTGGGCATCCGCGACAGCGAACAGTTCCCGCTGATCTTCTACCGCGAGAACTGCGCCGACATGGCCCTGTGCGAGGACGACATCGACGAGGCCTTCATCACCCGCGCCCGCGCCGTGGTGGTGACCGGCACGCACCTGTCCCATCCGCGCACCGCCGCCGCCGTGATCAAGGCCCTGACCATCGCCCGGAAACACGGGCTGCGCACGGCGCTGGATATCGACTATCGCCCGAACCTGTGGGGGGTGGCGGGCCATGGCGACGGCGAAAGCCGTTTCGTGGAAAGCGCCGAGGTGACCGATAAGCTGTTGGCGACGCTGCATCTTTTCGACCTGATCGTGGGAACCGAAGAGGAATTCCACATCGCCGGAGGCTCCACCGACACGCTCGCCGCGCTGCGCCGGGTGCGGGAAAACTCCGCCGCCACGCTGGTCTGCAAACGCGGCGCCCTGGGCGCGGCGGCCTTCGAAGGCCAGGTGCCCGACAGCCTTGACGACGGCCAGACCGGCCAGGGCTTCCCGATCGAGGTCTTCAACGTTCTGGGCGCGGGCGACGGGTTCTTCTCGGGGCTCCTGAAGGGCTGGATGGAAGACCGCGGCTGGCCCATGGCCCTGAAATTCGCCAATGCCTGCGGGGCCTTCGCCGTGTCGCGCCATGGCTGCACCCCGGCCTATCCCTCGCTTGAAGAACTGGACTTCTTCCTGGCCCGCGGCGTCAAGCGCCCCGACCTGCGCAACGATCCCGAGCTGGAACAGATCCACTGGTCGACAACCCGCCACACCCGCACCAGCGGCGACCGGTCCACCATGCGGGTATTCGCCTTCGACCACCGCGTCCAGCTTGAGGAGATGGCGGGCTTTACCCCAGAAAAGGGCAGCAAGTTCAAGGAGCTGTGCCTTGATGCGGCACTGGCGGTGCAGGGCGGCGCGCCCGGCTATGGCATCCTGTGCGACAACCGCATCGGCCGCTCGGCGCTGCACCGGGCCAGCGGCACGGGGCTGTGGATCGGGCGGCCCTGCGAATGGCCGGGTTCGCGGCCCTTGACGCTGGAACCCGAACTGGGCGCCGATTGCGGCATGCTGGTGGAATGGGCGCGCGAGAACGTCATCAAGGTGCTGTGTTTCTGCCACCCGGGCGACGCGCCCAAGATGCGCCAACAGCAGGAAGAGACGGTGAAACGGCTGTTCACCGCCGGACGCCGCAACAACCTGGAATTCCTGCTGGAAATCATCCCCTCCAAGGTCGCCCCGACCGACGACACCACCACCGCCACCCTGATCCGCCAGTTCTACGCCGCCGGCATCTACCCCGACTGGTGGAAGCTGGAACCCTTGCGCACGCACGCCGCATGGGCCAACGCCGTCGCCGCCATCGAGGACCACGACCGCCATACGCGCGGCATCGTCGTCCTGGGCCTCGACGCGCCCGAGGCCGAACTGGCCGAAAGCTTTGCCGTCGCCGCGCGGTTCGACCTGGTCAAGGGGTTTGCCGTCGGCCGGACGATATTCGGCGACGCTGCCCGCGCCTGGATGACGGGCGAGATCGACGACGCCACCGCCGTGACCCGCATGAGCGACCGCTATGCGCGCCTGTGCGAAATCTGGGATACGGCACGCGCCGGGATCACCGAAAAGATGGGAGCCAGGGCATGA
- the afr_4 gene encoding 1,5-anhydro-D-fructose reductase, with amino-acid sequence MSMPDKPLGVALIGTGFMGKCHAMAWNNVATVYGGARPRLEILCDATDTAAAAHAARFGFARATTDWQAAVADPAVDVVSITTPNGMHRPMAEAALAAGKHVWLEKPMALTLEDAEAMAALAAAHPGQVTMLGYNYLRNPAFKAALSMIAAGDIGVPKAFRGVYDEDYSADPTLPWSWRMTHAGGGLGALGDLGCHLVSQMVALMGPVAELTAMTQISIPKRPSGDGMKPVENDDSALALIRFASGAQGSFATSRVARGRKCRLQWEVHGSDGTIVFDQENMNELWLHRAGEAGFTRHLTGPDQPEFAAFCPAPGHNFGFNEQKVIEARDLCAAIAGAPNAGPDFAAGLTIERIIHAMAASQGRPVTLA; translated from the coding sequence ATGTCGATGCCAGACAAACCGCTTGGTGTGGCCCTGATCGGGACGGGCTTCATGGGCAAGTGCCACGCGATGGCATGGAACAACGTGGCCACCGTCTATGGCGGCGCGCGGCCCCGGCTGGAAATCCTCTGCGATGCGACCGATACGGCCGCCGCGGCCCATGCCGCCCGGTTCGGTTTCGCCCGCGCGACAACCGACTGGCAGGCCGCCGTCGCAGATCCGGCTGTCGATGTGGTTTCGATCACCACGCCCAACGGCATGCACCGCCCCATGGCCGAAGCGGCGCTGGCCGCCGGCAAACACGTCTGGCTGGAAAAGCCCATGGCGCTGACGCTGGAAGACGCCGAAGCCATGGCCGCGCTGGCCGCCGCCCACCCCGGGCAGGTGACGATGCTGGGCTACAACTACTTGCGCAACCCGGCCTTCAAGGCGGCGCTGTCGATGATCGCCGCCGGCGACATCGGTGTGCCCAAGGCGTTTCGCGGTGTCTACGACGAGGATTATTCCGCCGACCCGACCCTGCCCTGGTCCTGGCGGATGACCCATGCGGGCGGCGGGCTGGGTGCGCTTGGCGACCTGGGCTGCCACCTGGTCAGCCAGATGGTCGCGCTGATGGGCCCGGTCGCCGAACTGACCGCGATGACCCAGATCTCGATCCCCAAACGCCCTTCGGGCGACGGGATGAAGCCGGTGGAAAACGACGACAGCGCGCTGGCCCTGATCCGCTTCGCCTCGGGCGCGCAGGGCTCCTTTGCCACGTCGCGCGTGGCGCGCGGCCGCAAGTGCCGCCTGCAATGGGAAGTCCACGGATCGGACGGCACCATCGTCTTCGACCAGGAGAACATGAACGAACTCTGGCTGCACCGCGCCGGAGAGGCGGGCTTTACCCGCCACCTGACCGGCCCCGATCAACCCGAATTCGCCGCCTTCTGCCCGGCACCGGGCCACAACTTCGGCTTCAACGAACAGAAGGTGATCGAGGCCCGCGACCTGTGCGCCGCGATCGCGGGCGCCCCGAACGCCGGCCCGGATTTCGCCGCCGGCCTGACCATCGAACGCATCATCCACGCCATGGCGGCCTCGCAGGGCCGCCCCGTGACCCTGGCGTGA
- the mglA_4 gene encoding Galactose/methyl galactoside import ATP-binding protein MglA, with translation MTNPIIHMENIKKHFGNVIALNGVTFDVTPGECHCLLGDNGAGKSTFIKTMSGVHKPSSGQIYVEGKPTTFDSPREAMEAGIATVFQDLAMIPLMSVTRNFFMGREPTKGKGIAKRFDVQHANEICMEEMRKMGINLRAPDQAVGTLSGGERQTVAIARAVHFGAKVLILDEPTSALGVRQTSNVLSTIDRVRKQGVGVVFISHNVRHAMAVGDRFTVLNRGQTLGTAVKGNITAAELQDLMAGGQELAELEGSLGGTI, from the coding sequence ATGACCAACCCGATCATCCACATGGAAAACATCAAGAAGCACTTCGGCAATGTCATCGCGCTGAACGGGGTGACCTTCGATGTGACACCGGGCGAATGCCATTGCCTTCTGGGCGACAACGGCGCGGGCAAGTCCACCTTCATCAAGACGATGTCGGGCGTGCACAAACCGTCCTCGGGCCAGATCTATGTCGAAGGCAAGCCCACCACCTTCGACAGCCCGCGAGAAGCGATGGAGGCCGGGATCGCCACGGTGTTCCAGGACCTTGCCATGATCCCCCTGATGTCGGTGACGCGGAACTTCTTCATGGGCCGCGAACCCACCAAGGGGAAGGGCATCGCCAAGCGGTTCGACGTCCAGCACGCGAACGAGATCTGCATGGAGGAGATGCGCAAGATGGGCATCAACCTGCGCGCGCCCGACCAGGCGGTCGGCACGCTGTCGGGCGGTGAACGCCAGACGGTGGCCATTGCCCGCGCGGTGCATTTCGGTGCCAAGGTGCTGATCCTCGACGAACCCACGTCCGCGCTGGGTGTGCGCCAGACGTCCAACGTGCTGTCGACCATCGACCGGGTGCGCAAGCAGGGCGTCGGCGTCGTCTTCATCAGCCACAATGTCCGCCACGCCATGGCCGTGGGCGACCGGTTCACCGTTCTGAACCGGGGCCAGACGCTGGGCACCGCCGTCAAGGGCAACATCACCGCCGCCGAATTGCAGGACCTGATGGCCGGCGGCCAGGAACTGGCCGAACTCGAAGGCTCGCTCGGCGGCACGATCTAG
- the yjfF_2 gene encoding Inner membrane ABC-transporter permease protein, whose protein sequence is MSAETTDKDDERVRTESFTTKLMKKPELGAIGGVVLVTLFFLTTADSSMFTLSGIMNFMTPSAQLGILGIAAAMLMIGGEFDLSIGSMVAFAGMIFGVLTVNAGLPLLFAIPLTMAFAACIGAVNGMIVLRTGLPSFIVTLAGLFILRGATLVGLKVFTGGSTQLRGVREAVEGDWLAPFFSGDAFGGLFTWLAAHGIIDTFKSGTPKVPGIPVEILWFIGFALVATYILQRTPVGNWIFATGGDTNAAKNSGVPVRKVQISLFMLTACAAALVAVITVVDAGSTDARRGFQKEFEAIITAVIGGCLLTGGYGSAIGAFFGAIIFGMVTIGLTYTDFDQDWFQVFLGGMLLLAVVFNNEIRKRVTGER, encoded by the coding sequence ATGTCTGCCGAGACCACAGATAAGGACGACGAGCGCGTACGCACGGAATCCTTCACGACAAAACTCATGAAGAAACCTGAACTGGGTGCCATCGGAGGCGTGGTTCTCGTCACCCTGTTCTTCCTGACCACCGCCGACAGTTCGATGTTCACCCTGTCGGGCATCATGAACTTCATGACGCCCTCGGCGCAGCTGGGCATCCTGGGCATTGCCGCTGCAATGCTGATGATCGGCGGTGAATTCGACCTGTCGATCGGGTCCATGGTGGCCTTTGCCGGCATGATCTTCGGCGTGCTGACCGTGAACGCCGGCCTGCCGCTGCTGTTCGCCATTCCCCTGACCATGGCCTTCGCCGCCTGCATCGGCGCCGTCAACGGCATGATCGTCCTGCGCACCGGGCTGCCGTCGTTCATCGTGACGCTGGCCGGGCTCTTCATCCTGCGCGGCGCGACGCTGGTCGGGCTCAAGGTCTTTACCGGCGGGTCCACCCAGCTGCGCGGCGTGCGCGAAGCGGTCGAAGGCGACTGGCTGGCGCCGTTCTTCTCGGGCGATGCCTTTGGCGGGCTGTTCACCTGGCTGGCCGCGCACGGCATCATCGACACGTTCAAGTCCGGCACCCCCAAGGTCCCCGGCATCCCGGTCGAGATCCTGTGGTTCATCGGCTTCGCGCTCGTGGCCACCTACATCCTGCAACGCACCCCCGTGGGCAACTGGATCTTCGCCACCGGCGGCGACACCAACGCGGCCAAGAATTCAGGCGTGCCGGTGCGCAAGGTGCAGATCTCGCTTTTCATGCTGACCGCCTGCGCCGCAGCGCTGGTCGCCGTGATCACCGTGGTCGACGCCGGGTCCACCGATGCGCGCCGCGGCTTCCAGAAGGAATTCGAGGCAATCATCACGGCCGTCATCGGCGGCTGCCTTCTGACCGGCGGTTACGGGTCGGCCATCGGCGCCTTCTTCGGGGCGATCATCTTCGGCATGGTCACCATCGGGCTGACCTACACCGATTTCGACCAGGACTGGTTCCAGGTCTTCCTGGGGGGCATGCTTCTGCTGGCCGTGGTCTTCAACAACGAGATCCGCAAGCGCGTGACGGGAGAACGGTAA